The sequence cgaagcgaccctatctatttgcttactctttaccctcatggtgggaagtagcatgttatctaatacaacttctctcataacgtccccattaccttccaccacatcaccgctatctgtaacagatatgtccgtttttaagatgttccatatcccacaacataaccaaaacatcgacagctcagttgcattgtgggtaatatgtgaatgaacctcggagcagaaacactagtagaattcgccacactgcccccttccttgaaagaccaacgtcccgttggcctaacccaaatcccatgtcgatgggtccatccaccatgggGGTTtctccgccgagcacctctcccatccagGGCTGCTCCTTGTCGCGGGCTGCTGatagatgacgggggcggctctgcatccgctgggtctgagcccccaccttcgacgtcaccgctgtttctattcgtggccagggaggttggctctgatccaatagtgtccttaccccctccctggaccccggtagcctggtttacagaggaggaggagtctggcaccccacctcctcccaccgcACTTTGAGTCCCAGCTGGGTCGCTGTCCCGgtttaagtaaggtgcgaggcaatcttggtgaaggatgactatccgagggcggctgtggagcttcactctataggtaacctctgagatcctcttcaggacgaggcagggcccttcccagttgctgtccagctttggggaccgtccatTCTTTCGCCGTGGGTtgtacacccatacgttgtccccctgctggtacgctTTGCGGTGgaaacgtacatcataggctctcttctgcctttcccctgcagaggccatattctctcgagccagctgatgagtagcctccatccggtcctgtagtgcgtctacatagtcctggcggCCCTCGTACTGGTGgttttggcggcttgccaaagaccagatccacaggcgtccgtaGCTCCCTACCAAGCATTAGTGCGGCTAGGATGCACTCCGTGGACTCCTGAatgccatgagtaccaggggcagatggcgGTCCCAATCCTTTTGAGGCCTTGCCGTGAGCATGGCtagttgtgtgaccaaggtccgattgaaccgctcaaccaggccatcactttgagggtgtaggggagtggtcctggtcttccgtaccccaaggcgccgacacatctccccaaacacctGGGATTCGAAATTGCGTCCCTGGTCACTGTGCAACTCTTCTGGCACCCCAAACCAGGTGAACATCCCCTCAATGAGGCAGTCTACCACCGTGGctgtagattggtcagggatggcataGGCCTCGGGCCACTTGGTAAAATAATCCATCACTGTGAGAATGTAACAATTACCATCTTCTGTCATGGGGAATGGCCCAACCACATCCACCCCAACTTTTTCCATGGGCGCCCGCACCCTGTATTACTGCAGGGGGGCATGGGATTGCCCCACTggccccttctttgcattgcaggtgttgcagttacGGCAGAACCGCTCCACGTCTCGCCGGCACCTCCCCCAGTAGAATCTTTCCTGCAGCCGCCGCAGAGTTTTGGTAATGCCGAAGTGTCCCACTCCAGGGGGGCCATGTACTGTGCTTAACACTTGTTGTTGTAATGCATGGGGAACAACTAGTTGCCAGGTACTGCCTCCTCTCCTTGGCTCTTCCCCACACGCGATAGAGGCAGCCCTCATGAAGCATGAGTGAATTCCACTGTCCCAGCAACGCCttggtggtgggggagtggggacctGCCATCTCTCTACTTGGGACCTCTTTATGTGCTAGCCAACGTATCACGGGGCCCAGGTGGCTATCCCGACGTTGGAGTTCCCCTATCTCTGTTGATGACATCTCCTCCAGTGGCGCACTTGGGACCACAAGTGTCCGCACTGTAACCCGATTCACCCGTTGCTGTTCTCGAGTCTTCAACCGGCTACAATGGCGGCAGGCCTGATCCGAACAGGGGCATCTGGAGAAAGCATCAGCATTGTTATGTCGGCTGCCTCTTCGGTGCTCCATGGTGAAGGTAAATCCCTGCAAGGCCTCTATGCATCTGGCTACCTGCCCTTCTCGTTCTTTGAAGCTAAGCAGCCAGCGGAGCGATGCATGGTCCGTCCTCAGTAGGAAGTCCTTTCCATACAGGTAAGGCTTAAAATGCCTTACGGCCTGTACTACTGCCAGGAGTTCTCTCCGAGTCACACAGTAGTTCCTTTCTTCCTTACTCAAGGCTCTACTGTAATAGgccaccactctttccccttccccactgggcTGCGACAGGACTGCTCCCACCCCTACATCACTGGCATCAGTGTCAAGTATGAATGGTCGCTGCCTGTCTGGGAGGGCTAGCGCTGGTGCTTGGGTCAATGCTTTCCAGAGCATCTGAAAGGAGCTCTCACATGCTTCAGTCCAGTGAAACcgtcgtcccttctcggtgagctggTGGAGCGGACGGGCTTTGTCTGCAAAGGCGCGCACGAACCGATGGTAATATGATGCCAGTCCCAGaaaactcctcacctcctttcctgAGGTGGGCGTTGGCCAATCTCTGACTGTAGTGACCTTGTCATTGTCTGTGGACACACCTCCGGGCCCCACCACATGTCCAAGGAACCTTGTCTCCCACTGCAGTAGATTGCATTTCCTCGGCTTGAGTCGTAGGTTGGCTGCCTTGATGCGTTCGAGCACCAGTCGGAGGTTGGAGAGGGCCTCAGTAAATGTAGCTGCATGCACCAggaggtcatccaggtacaccaggcaggcagagcgagggatggggccaaggacacgctccatgaggtgttcaaatgtggccgggctattacataagccaaatggcatgactgtgaactgccagagtcctcggccaatggtgaacgcagtctttgcccgggattcttgagccatctctacctgccagtacccacttGTTAAATCCAGGGAGCTGAACCATTGGGAACCCGCCACACAGTCCAGAGCTTCGTCGATGCGGGGGAGTGGGTACGAGTCTTTCCGGGTCAGGTTGTTTAGTCGCCGATAGTCCACACAAAATCGGAAGGAGccatccttcttggtaaccagcacAGCAGGGGACGCCCACCGGCTATCGGAGGGTTCAGTGATCCCTGCAGCTGCAATCTCCTGGATCTTTGCTTCTGCCTCTTGACATTTTATCAGAGGGAGACGGCGAGCTCTCTGGCAGACTGGGTCCGCATTACCAGTGTCAAtgtggtgctgtacaagattggtgcggccacactccagatcactcgaagcgaagaggtgtctgttctctatcagcaggttCCGTACCTGCGCCCCCTCTTCTTGGCTCAAACCCTCCATGCACTTTTGGGCCAGTTCTTCCAGTGCAGAGGCCGTTTCTGGTGATGTACCTTCCCATGGCCCTGAAGCCAAGCACAAGATCCGTGGTCCACTTTTATTGCCCCCCGCATTGCTGCTTACAGTAATGGCATTCAGCACTTGGttgcccacctccagctgtggACCAGCCGCCCGTGCCACTGCACCAATGGCTCTCAAGGCATCCAGTCCAAGGATACAGCTCTCTCGTATGTCTGCTAGCTAAAAGTCTTGCTGtacctccatttctcccatcttaagggtcagtttacttctaccctccattctagcacactgacctgtaactgtctccatctttacttcTGTCAGCATTCACTGTACTTCTTCTCCTAGGACCCCTGGTCTCACCAAGCTGATGGTGGATCCGGTGTCGAACAGGGCAATGCAGGTAttgccattcagctgacaggagacatggaggctgaAGCCAGCGCCAATCCGTCCAACGACTCTGGGATTATTTCTCCGGGGGGAGGTTGTGTGGACCGGCCAATCCCCCTCTAGGCCGACCCTTGGTCGTTTCCCGGTTCAGAAGAGGCGACGacttgggtgacaggcctccATACTCGTTGGTAAAAGCGTCTGTTTGTCTTCTGACACTGCATtctttggtgccctggtttcccacagccccagcacagaaatgTCTCTGCTTGTCGTGTTGCCTGGACGGATGTGCGTGGCCTCCTTCACTTTCCTGCAGTGCCcgcacatgatggtgcagtgttggggccactcctttTTCCGCTataatggcctccacctcctctgccctatgcagcgcctcttcaatggtgggtggctttgccagccgcacctgttgcctgaggtgaggtggctgtaaagcccgtaggaaggaatccagggcaaggcattggatggcagattggggtataTCAGGATACGCACAGCTCACCAggcgttgaatgtcagccaccaggttacccaacttctcctggccttgtctctgtcttgaatggagttgatcccgAAGGCTAACCAGcgattgggtgttgccaaaccggcgacccagggcagtggttagcgcccccagtgatatctTTCAAGCCGCCAGGTCTAGgagtgcctgccttgcttctccctccagggctgcggctaggttgactacttgttgattttctgtccatctcatcaccctagcaatcaggttgaactgagcaagAAATCCTTCCCAGCTGGAGCTCCCGTCGTAGCGCCCCAACTTTACCGAGGAAGTGTTTGGGCTTGGTCAGGGGTCAGTACAGTTGGTGAGTCTTGTTCTGGAACCATATCTGCAAGGTGTGTTCCACTCTCCAGTAGTGGCGAATGGGGCAGTGtgtaacttgggttgaagttccctctcagtagatcgtgtccagcttgctgctgctgctactgttgtttccccctggtgacatactctccagtcgtgcccaacttgctcctgatggccgccgctggtggctctctctccacgggtcatgtccaacttgcttctggtggcttccccatggcttgaagcgCCGGCTGTTTTTCGTCGCACAGTCGGGGCAGGCCGCGGCGGGGACTCCTCAACGGACTCGCTCTGAAAGAGAAGAATTTTTCCATTTCCTTGGGACTCCGCCCCTCGGACATTACCCAGTGCATCTACCGCACCCAGGGGTGGGCACGGGTCTCCCCCTCCCTGAGACCGCACTACGCTACTCCCATCAGGCAGAAAGAGCAGTCCTCTGATCTCCTTTTCGAGGAGAAGCGACTTCTTTGCGGTCCAAAGAAgtccatcccactcctgacaccaatgtgacgCGGTTAAACAATGGATttcttagacaccctttcagagttaacaagtaagcttttaatgaccgcaagtcaaaacagacacaagtttgtatggaCCTTATCTCcacccttttcttggccaccgaagtgaccctatctatttgcctactctttaccctcatggtgggaagtagcatgttatctaatacaacttctctcataacgtccccattaccttccaccacatcaccgctatctgtaacagatatgtccgtttttaacatgttccatatcctACAACATAACCAAAGCAGCGacagctcagttgcattgtgggtaatatgtgaatgacACTAGTCACTAGAATTCagtagtagaattcgccacaatatgatGAAATGAAATGGGGGGGAGACAAACTAAATGTATTCTTGATAGACATGCAAAACTACATCAACACCATTCAtttatgtaaaaacaaaaaagcaattcAAACTGTTCATATTTTTGAGAAGTGCAATTTAACATTTGAATAATGGTACCCCTGTGTTCAATGTTAAGTTTATTGTATTCTTATTGTAATGTATTGTATGTTTGTTCTTTGTcatttaaataaataaacgtattttaaaaataaaaaatttaacaagcaaataaaaaaataaaaataattaaacaaataaataagatTAGAGTATTCAAAAATGGGGCCCTGTTAAATTTCTCTCATCTAAAGTTGTGTGCAATCCCCCCATCAAACTCAAGGACATACCATGGAACTGGAATCTgaccaccacacaccagacagttTATGTTTGATTTGGCAGTCATCCCAATGCAGAGACCACTCTGAGGGGGGTgcataataccccccccccccacatgaccCAGGAGTCAGGACGATGATCGTGGTGTTTACCTTGGGTTTGTTGACCAGTTTAAAGTACAAGATATATACGCCACTGGGTACATGGGCTCTTTCTCGCTCCCGTACCCTTGACTAATTGGCAAAACTGATACCTGTCCAACACCTGCTGTATCGCTCATGAAAATGAATTTCTTGGCCATTACTGTGGTTTTTGGACTATTGGTTGGGGCATTGACCCAAGTGGTACCCGATCCGCTACCAGCTGCCATCCTACCTCCATGTGACTCCCATGTGGTGGAGGCCGCAGCTTTGGTGGCTCAGGATTACCTCAATGCCCAGCATACGCATGGATACAAGTATGCTCTGAACAGAATTGAAGACGTCAAAATCATCTCCAAGGTAAGTCAGCGCTACACGGGTTGCGTAGCAGAGGGTTCATGCATGTTGTATTTTTGTTCCTTCCTTAATTTCTCTACAAATTAAATAATAAGCAGCATTAATAAACTATCATATGTTAGTTACTATGATATATTATCCCTCCTGTTTTCTTGTGTGTTTATGTACACAGGATGCCCATGCAAATGAGAATTGGTGCTGACATCAGATGTGTAAAGACACTGTTTTTTAATCAGATTTGGATTCaaaaacatttttaataataTATGATAGAGTACTAACCTCAGTTACTATGGAAGTAGTGTGTCATAGAATAAATACTGTGAGATAATTTAGGCACAATACTGCAGGTAATGTTAAAATAAATATTTCTTCTCTGCAAATTGTTTTGATAAAGAATCTTCTTAAAACAAAAGTTTACATAAATACGCACACAAAGGAAATATATAAATTCACAATTTCTCCACAAAAAGTTTATATAGTGCACTTGGTTCATGTGAGCATGTAAAGCCAGTAAAAATATCTCAAGTTTCCAAGATAtggaaagaatgtgtgtgtgtgtgtgtgtgtgtgtgtgtgtgtgtgtgtgtgtgtgtgtgtgtgtgtgtgtgtgtgtgtgtgtgtgtgtgtgtgtgtgtgtgtgtgtgtgtgttataccaTTTTTGAATCATTATAATTAGAGTTGAATGGTATGCACTGGTTTTAGCAAATAGAATCTGTTTCATTCATGTTTCTTTTGAAAATTGTCACCTTAATTTCCATATTTGCTGAAGGCAGCAtcatattacccccccccccaaagaaaaaataaaatctgGAGACATCTGAGTGGACATAGCAAGTTAAGGTATATTGCTTGAGAATTGCTTTTTCATACACCTGTGGTACATAAAAATTTGAGAAATGGCAAAGAGCAAACCTGAAAATTGTAACTGTGCCCACTCTCCAAATCCCATTAGGAATTTGAATATGGGCAATACTTTATTCAAGACAAGATAACACCAGAACATCCTTGTTCAGGAGCTACTGAACAAGCAGCTCCTGAGTGTAGTAGCTCCTTATCAATGATAATCGAATGATAGTTGACAACTGTTCCCCAAAGTAGATATTTTCACACTGTGCTACACTCTTGCTCCCTTTAGCCTGACGGAAATGACACCTATATCCTGGAGGTTGACCTGCTGGAGACTACCTGCCATGTGTTGGACCCCACTCCGGTTGCCAACTGCTCTGTTAGGACCAAAGTGCATACAGTAAGATGACATATCATTGGTATACTGCAAGAATATGTGTGTCATGAATGACTACAATGAAATAGAAAATATGCATGGGTTCAGTCACCAGCTGGAAAGTATTAATTAATACCAATTAATGACATTGGAAAGCATTTATCAAGGAGTTTATGTTCATTTTGTTGGCAACGGACGTCTTGATGTGCTGTTTTCATTCAGTCAGTAGAAGGAGACTGTGATGTGATTTTGAAGAATGCAAATGGAGTGCTCTCCGTCACAGCGTTCAAGTGCAAAACAGAAGGTACAGAATAAAGATTATATTGTTAATCatgtcaaaacacacacacacacacacacacacacacacacacacacacacacacacacacacacacacacacacacacacacacacacacacacacacacacacacacacacacacacagataaacagccACATTGACATGCATACATGCTTGTACCCCCCTTTCTCTGGTGATATACAGAATCAACGGAGGACATGTGTTTGGGCTGTCCTACACTGCTGCCCTTCAATGACACTGCTGCACTGGCGTTTGTCCATACCTCTCTGGCCACTTTCAACAACCTAACGGTCAATTCCACATTCACTCTTATGGAAGTCGGAAGGGTGTCATCACAGGTTGGCATGACAAAATCGTTTTTGTTTTCAGGATATAATGCAAATAGTACATACAGTTTAGGTCTGTCAGCACACAATTCCTCAACGTTTTGTTTCAGATTGTGTCTGGTGGATCCATGTATGTGGCAGAATATGTCATAGTGGAGGCAAACTGCACTGACGCTGATTGCATACCCCTGGCTGACGCTACAGCTGTAAGTACTGCTGAGATCAACAGCTAAACCAAACTCATCCTTAGATTCTTCACAGCCATACACACTTGGAGGGTAACAAGTCAGATGAACAACGGGCCTCAATACTATATTGTAGTCTCACTTTATTATCATATTGGAAATAAGCCATACACATGTGATGCAGGACAAGTGATGCAGGAAAGAATCACGTAGCAATTAGTGACCAGGGCTAAGGGTGTTTGGACTTAAGTAGAATCGACCACGTGCCTTTATTCTTCACTATGATACCCATGGGTCATGACCATCTGTTTATTTTAGTGTATATAAGCTGCTCACCTAAAAAGTTAAGAGTATTTAAGTCCATTGCTGTTAccgtgctctctctctgtcaaataATAAACCAcaaaggtgtccgggtggcgtggcggtctatttcattgcctactaacacagggatcgccggttcgaatcttcgtgttacctctgacttggtcgggcgtccctacagacacaaattggccgtgcctgcgggtgtgaagccggatttgggtacgtgtcctggtcgctgcactagcgcctcctctggtcggtcgggacgcctgctcaggggggagggggaactggggggaatagcgtgatcctcccacacaccacgcccccctggcgaaacttctcactgtcaggtgaaaagaagtagctggtgactccacatgtatcggaggaggcatgtggtagtctgcagccctccccggatcggcagaggggtcggagcagcggccgggacggctcagaagagtggggtaattggttgggtacaattggggagaaaagggggggaaatccaataaataaatattagtaataataatagtaatgaacCACAGAACTGGACCAATTCTCCAGTGTTTGCAGTTTTCTTTAAATATCAGTTACAATGGCACAAATGGCAACAGTTaatataagttaaaaaaaaccaaaaaaaaagtgagGGGTAAGGGATTTGCTTCAAAGAACAGTACACAAAGGGTGAGAAATAAGATTAGGTTTCATCTAACCCTACTTGCCACCTTCTAAGTTAAACTTAGCCTTTTTAAATGTACAATACCACCTGTTAAGATTATCCAACTTGTTAAATCACAACTACAGTGTTACAGAAAGTCATGGAAAATCATATTTGTCTTTTCTCTACCAGCAACGTGGTTTCTGTACTGCAAAAGGTTCAAACCTTGGACACACAGTGGACTGCAATATGTTTGCCATTCTGGTAAAACGAATACACTTGTCTTTTGCCTATTTTAATCTGAGTCACCGAGAGTGACCGGCATTACTCTCGTTTAATTTATGCATTTACAATTTTTCTTCATAACGATCCATTAATTCTTTGCAGACTCCACCTGTTGATGTAAACGGCACTGCAGCTTCTGGCCCTGCCTTGCCACCAGTGGGCCACGGCCAGGCAGGCGTCCTGCCAGCTATGCATGGTCACCGCTACCACAAACTCACCTCTCTCCATGACCCCAATCTCAGTGGCCTTCTGTCTGCAGAGTCATTTGAGTCAGACGAGGTGGTGCCTGTGGCACCTGCGGTTATTCTGGCTGCTGACCCTGCACCACCTACCGACTCCTCGGCCAGCGTCGAGGCCCCTGCTGTGGTGAAAAGGGAAGCGCCTGCACCCGACCCTACTGTTTATATTCCTATTTTTAAAGCAGCACCCATTTTTCAGGGACCAAGATGCCCAGGGAGGATCAGACATTTCTAAGTGTTCAAGTCCCTTTTCGAAGACTATCTGCTTGCAGTGTTTTAGTGACAGTTGTTTTCATGTAAATCCACTCTGGCCCAGATTTGGAACTTTGGCCTGTAGTTGGTAGATAAATGTACAAACACTATAAACCTGTCAAGGAGATATGTTATCAAATTTCCATGGGTCATTTTTGGTACAAACCAAGTGTTGATAAGGTATGTTAGGAAATACTCTGCTAAGCAATTGTTTAAATTTATGATAATAAAGATTTGAAACATATACCACTGTCTCACATCAAAGCTCTTGTATTTTGGATTATTCTCATGCACTGTAAAATAGGCAAATGCAAATGCCTTGTCTCTACAAGTGGGTTTGGTACATCTTGATTTCAGAACATTTTATTATTCTGGACCACACAAGACCTTTAACCTTTACAATGATAATCCATTGGCACAAAATTTTCAATGAACTAGTCAGTACCACAGTTCACAGAATCATTCATGCCTTTGCTTTGAGGGTGATTGAGAAATAGAACTGGAAGCTGGACAAGTGCCATGGTTTGCAGATTCTGTTTACTATCGCCTTCACCTTTATGCACCCAGTGACACCGAAGCTACCAAACATCCGCTGACGCAAATAACAGCCTTCCACTTAGACGGCTCAGGCAATTTTGGACAATGTCATTGTTTGCAGTTTATACAACAGTAGAAATTATTTCCCATCGTTGATTCGGCAGGGTGGAACACAGCAAATGTAACAGAATGCATGGATCTTACAGAAAGACACACGTTCACTAAGCCTGTGAGTGACAgctaataaaaaaaacacaattcAAACATTCCAATAACATGCTCAAGAAAGTTTGAGATTATGTACAAACATTAATAACGCCAATACATGTGCAATCAGTAAAAGGGAATGAGCAGCACGTTTTACCTCAAATTCTCGGGATTTCAAGGCAGCATGTCAATTTCAAGGCATGCATGATAAATTATCGAAGTACAATTAGAATTACAACCAATAATTTCAGGAGATGGGTGTGAATAGATTCTACTTCAATATTAAACATCATAAAGTATGTCTCAAGGTTGCACTAATGTTAAGGTTGCATTAGATAAAGAGGTAAATGCAAAGAGCTTGTTTACATGAACAGGTCAAATGTTCATGACGTGCTAGTTCTGGAGTTCATGGCAACTAAAAGCATGAACTAAAAGCAAACACTACGAGGACAATGTACTTTTAGCAACATTTGTTTGGAAAAGCGGATATTGCTAATAAAAAGTACTAACAATGTAAACAGTTCATTTTGAAACTTGACAAAGAAAATCATGGCTGTTGGCCATCAGTGTGTTAAGGTCACAAGAGGAAAGTCGACAACCTTCCACCTCCCAGAATTTTAACATGCCAACAGGACTCTGCACCAATTCTTCTCCTGGACAGCTCTAAGCAAACAAGTTTCagtattttcttttttcaaaaaACAAATCTCATAGAATGCCCAAAAGATAAACAGAGCACAAGACACAGGAAGGAAATTTCTATTGTTTATTCGGAATAAAATGGTGATAACCGTCCTTGCTTCTGATCACAATGATTTCTCTGGGTGGGCTGATATACAAGTCCTGTAGGAGGAGGGAAAAACACAGTAGCTCATGCAATTGTAATGAAATTTGCTGCATACTATTCACTGTGTGGTTTTATGCTGAGTCCTATCTCATGCACGAGATTCCTGAAGGGTGTAGTTGAAATTCAAGGGGCCTTTTGGGCTCAGTACCCAAAGCACTATGCAAGTGTGTTGCTGAAATTATAAAGGTGGTTCTGATTTTGAGGGTATTTGCAAGTCACTCAGAGATGGCTGCgcttccaggtagcatagcggtctattccattgcttaccaacatggggaacatcggttcgaatccccgtattacctcctacttggtcaagcgtccctacagaggtGTCTTGAGTTTTTGAAGAGTTGTTAGGTTCACTGGCTAGTGGCTTGTCATAAGGACATAGTAGCTACCTGAGCATCTTGAAGCATGTAGCAGGGGATCACTGGATCAAATGTGTCACTTGAATACATCTGGGCTTTTCAGATTTACTGAATTctttgggtgggtggggggctggtttTCCTTGACTGCCACTTCCTCTTGTCACTGGGGAGCTGGTAGTTGACTATGCTGTAAACTTGGAACATGCTCAACTTGGGGTTTATAAGGCCACTTAGGATGTGATTTGCAAGGCACAAGATGAGGTTGCATCGGTAGGTTTATCAGCATAACTGACTGGTGGTGCAACAAGTTTACCATCTGGTGGCTGGAGATGTTGTTGCATTACTAGCAGCCATCTCAACTGCTCGAAGAAAGGATCGGATTTTCCAGGGAGATTTGAGCGATTATTCAGGGAGATGCAAGCTAGTGCTATCAAACACTAGCCAGCAACTGCTACCACATATAAAACCAAAAAATACTCAAATAATCTTGATATTTCTAATCAAGACAATCATGGACAGCcgttttatcatttatttattgtaAGGCAATAGTCACTAAAATTAGACACTAGTTCTTAATCATCAAACACCGGtcactattctgactgtcactagtcaCTACTATAAAGCTTTTGATATCATCGACCATGAACTGCTACTTATAAAACTagctgctttcagcttcaaacTCTCAGCTACTGACTGGATGAAAAACTACCTATTCAACAGACAACAATGTGTCACGTTTAATGGAACTTTATCAGTAATAAGACACTACTCAAGGAAGTTGTCTTGGGCCTCTATTATACTTGGTATTTGTAAACAATAAGTCACATATTCAAAAAAATGCTCGCATTGCAATTTACGCAGATGACACTACAATATATGCTTACACAAGGAATGCCACAGACCTGAGCAGTCTACTTCAAGATGAGTTAATGCAGATTTCTGAATGGGTCATTGAAAATAAGCTGAAACTGAATATATCCAAAACAGAATGTCTTGTTATTTGCTCAAAGCATGCTCGAAGAAAGGAACACAGACTATGTATTTCTTTGCGAGGTGCTGATATTGAACAAGTTAAGGAGGCCAGATTGCTGGGGGTTACAATAGATGAAATACTCTCATGGGCTACTCACATTAATAATATTGTAACAAAATGAGCAGAAGTATGTATTTCAATACTTCTGCTCATTTTTGTTAGGGAGTGCCTACTTTCTAACTAACACAACTACTAAGCAAGTCATACAATCTGTAATATTGTTACATCTTGACTACGgcccagcaatctggtcaaaTATATCTAAATAAGAACTAAATAAAATCCAGTTTGCCCAAAATAAAGCTGCGAGACTCGCTCTGCATTGCTCAATTAAAAACACTGTTGAAAGAATGCATAATGAATTGTCATGGATGAGAGTCAATGAGAGACTAGCTTGT is a genomic window of Lampris incognitus isolate fLamInc1 chromosome 14, fLamInc1.hap2, whole genome shotgun sequence containing:
- the ahsg2 gene encoding alpha-2-HS-glycoprotein 2, producing the protein MKMNFLAITVVFGLLVGALTQVVPDPLPAAILPPCDSHVVEAAALVAQDYLNAQHTHGYKYALNRIEDVKIISKPDGNDTYILEVDLLETTCHVLDPTPVANCSVRTKVHTSVEGDCDVILKNANGVLSVTAFKCKTEESTEDMCLGCPTLLPFNDTAALAFVHTSLATFNNLTVNSTFTLMEVGRVSSQIVSGGSMYVAEYVIVEANCTDADCIPLADATAQRGFCTAKGSNLGHTVDCNMFAILTPPVDVNGTAASGPALPPVGHGQAGVLPAMHGHRYHKLTSLHDPNLSGLLSAESFESDEVVPVAPAVILAADPAPPTDSSASVEAPAVVKREAPAPDPTVYIPIFKAAPIFQGPRCPGRIRHF